A window of Synergistaceae bacterium genomic DNA:
CACCCGATACGCGCCCCGCAGGCGCTGAATCGCTTGGAAACGGAATCCACCATGACGACCCGGTCGAGGATATCCTTCATGTTCCCCAGGCTCGTGAATTTCTTTCCGTCGTAGGTAAATTCTCGGTAAACCTCGTCGGCAATCAGATAAAGGTCGTGTTTCTTCGCGAGGGAGGCCAGCATTTCCAATTCCGCCGCCGTGTAGACCGCGCCAGTGGGGTTGCCGGGGTTCGAGATCCAGATGGCGCGTGTCCTGGAGGAGATCAATTTCTCGATAACGGACTGCGGCGGCAGGTGAAACCCTTCCTCCGCCTTGGTGGGGATGGGAACCAGCTTGGCCAAGGAGGCTTGAGCGAAGGCGTTGTAATTGGCGTAAAAAGGTTCCGGCACCAGAAGCTCGTCACCTGGGTCGCAGATGGTCATGACGGCGAACCACAAAGCCTCGCTGCCTCCGTTGGTAATGTAAATGTCGTTGCGTTCATAGGGGATATCCCAGCTTGCGTAGTAAGCGCTGATGGCGTCGCGCAGATCGTCGTTGCCTTGGGACGTGGCGTAGGCAATCGTGTCGACTTTGAAATTACGCACGGCCTGAAAATATTCATCTGGGGTTCTGATGTCTGGCTGCCCGATATTCAGGTGATAGACTTTCTTACCCGCCTTTTTGGCTTCGTCCGAGAAGGGAAGAAGCCTCCGGATGGGAGACGTCTGCATCGCCTCGATGCGTTTCGAAAAGTTCATAACACATTACCGATCCTTTCAGCGTACTAATATCTACTTATAATTAGCAGATACATTTCGCATAGTATTCCATAGTATTCCTTTGATCATGAAGTCAAATGATCATAAAATCAAATGATCATGAAATCAAAGGAAAAACTGAACCTCGCAAAGCTCGCGGAAATACTCGAATGTCTGGGACAATAGCCACTGCGCGACTCGGGTTTTCGGCTTCAATATCAACAGCTAACGTCAGCAGCTACTGGAACGCGTATGAATCTTCTACCAGACTCCAGAATCAGACTCCAGAATCAATCGTAAAT
This region includes:
- a CDS encoding pyridoxal phosphate-dependent aminotransferase codes for the protein MNFSKRIEAMQTSPIRRLLPFSDEAKKAGKKVYHLNIGQPDIRTPDEYFQAVRNFKVDTIAYATSQGNDDLRDAISAYYASWDIPYERNDIYITNGGSEALWFAVMTICDPGDELLVPEPFYANYNAFAQASLAKLVPIPTKAEEGFHLPPQSVIEKLISSRTRAIWISNPGNPTGAVYTAAELEMLASLAKKHDLYLIADEVYREFTYDGKKFTSLGNMKDILDRVVMVDSVSKRFSACGARIGCLIIKNKAFLAQVLKLCQGRLCVSTLEQVGAAGLYKTSKNYLEEVNKEYKSRRDTLYKALKSMDGVICEEPQGAFYVMVKMPVDDAEKFIVWMLQNYDVNGETTMGAPGNGFYTSGKGKDEARLAYVLKNEDLLKAMNILKGALEAYPGRVEAIKA